The genome window AGGAAGAAGAAGATATTTATGTTCTTAGACTTTTTAATCCTTCTAGTAAGATTTTAAATTCATATATTGATTTAAACTTTACTTTTAAAGAAGTAAAGCTCTTAACTCTGAATGAAGAAGAAGTAAATATTCTAAAAACAACAAAAGGTCGATTAGAGTTTGAAATAAAACCATATCAGATTCTTACTTTTGGTATTAAACTTTAAAATGAAAAATATTTTACTAGTTTTGTCATTAATATTTTTTCTTCAGCTACCAGCATATTGTAATGAAATCCTAAGCGAAGTAAAAGGGATTTTATATCTTACAAGCCCAGACACAGGAAAAATTATTTATCTAAACTTAAGTGACTTGTCTATGATCTATAACATTCAGACAAATGGTTCACCATGGGAGATCTCATATGATAAAGCTAATAAGCTTGTTTTTGTAACTGACTTTTCAAAAGACAAGATTTATAAATTAAAGCCAATGGGAAACACTATCTTCAAGACTATAGATCTTGAATCCATGTCTAGTCCATGTGACATCAAACTTTCTAAAGATGGCTCTCTTGCTTATATCTTAGAAAGCCTGACAAACAACTTTGTTGTATATAATACACTTAAAGATAAAATATTTATAGAAACCAAATTACCTTCTAGTCCAGCTGGTTTTTCTATTTTAGAAGACAAAGCTATTGCAATAACTTATCCAAATAGCAATGCTCTTACATTTTTAAACCCAAACAATTTTTCTATAACAAATCAAATCATGATAGCAGGCGGACCAGAAAAAATTATTTCAGATCCAATAAATAATGTATTTTACATAACAAATAGAATTGGGAACACTATTTCAACAGTTGATTTTGAAAATAAAAAAGTAAAACCCCCTATTGAAGTTGGGATCTCACCAACTTCAATAGCTATAGATTCGTCCAGCAAGTGGCTATATGTAACCAATGGGAAATCAAACACAATAAACATTATTGAAACTAAGACAGGCCAAATTACAGACACTATAGAGCTGCCAATTGAAACTCAATTTCCAGGAGATATTGAGATCACAAATGACAATAAATGGTTAATTGTTACAAGTGAGACTACTGATACAATTTCAATTGTTGACTTAACATTAAAGGCAGGTGTAAGGGCAGGTTTTACGCCTGCCCACTCTATCAGGAAGGTAAATGTTGGTGCTACAACACACGCAGTATGTTTAACGGAGGACTAGCAACGAGCATATATATCCACATCCCATTTTGTAAAACAAAATGTCCATATTGTGATTTTGCTTCATGGGCTGGTAAAGAAAATCTGATTGATAAATATTTTGAGGCTTTAATTACGGAGGTTAGGACTAAATGTGAGGCATATAGGAACGAACCGGCGAACCGGCGAGACGACCAGCTGGTTGCCTCTACGATATTCATAGGCGGTGGTACACCTTCTTTAATTCATCCTGATTATTATGAAAAATTATTTACTGAATTAAAAAAATATTTTGTAATAAATAATGATTGTGAAATAACACTAGAACTTAACCCAGAAACCGCAAGAGAAGATTATGTAAAAGGTTATAAAAAGCTTGGTGTAAATAGAATAAGTATTGGGGCTCAAAGTTTTAATGAAAATATTTTAAAAATTTTGGAGAGAAGTCATTTAGTTGAAGATATAGTTTATGCAATTAATGTTGTTAAAGAAGCTGGGATAAATAATTTTAATCTTGATCTTATTTATGCTGTGCCTCATATGACAAAAGAAATATGGACAGAGTCTATTTATAAAACACTTGAGCTTAAACCAAAACATATATCCGCATACCCCCTGACTATTGAAAAAAATTCAAATCTTCTTCCAAAAGATGATTTTACTTTTGAACTATACAGTGATCTTTGTAAAATTTTAAAACCAAATGGATATATTCATTATGAAATTAGTAACTTCGCAAAACCTGAATTTGAATCAAAACATAATTTAACTTACTGGCAAGCAAAAGAATATTATTCATTTGGAGCAAATGCACACAGATATATAAATGGATTACGTACAAGAAACCTTAGAGATCTTGAATCATATATTTCTTATCCAAACAGAGAAATAATACTTGATTATCCAATTGATTATACTTTTGAGAAAATAATGTTAATGTCCAGACTTAAAGAAGGCTTTGAAGTTAATTTGCTAAAGAGGTCAAACCCTAAAATAAAGGCTTTATTAAAAGAATTATCAAAAGAAAACTTTATAGAACTTTCAGGACAGAAAATCCATCTAACTGACAAAGGAATGTTTATTAATAATGAAATCCTTTTAAGGTTAATCTAACACAAATGATGTCTATAAAAATTGTAGTTAGAATTATCGTCTGGACATTTACAGTTCTTTGTATTGCTTTTAGTATTTTCTTATATTATTTTAGCGATCTTAACAAGCTAAAAGATGCTGTTGAAAAAAATTTAAGAAATCAATTAACATGCACTGTAAAACTTGGAGACTTAAGCTGGGATTGGGATGGTTTAAAACTTGGTGTATCTACTTCTAATATTTCCATCTATGATCAGGAAAACAATCTAGTCCTGCAAGGCGGTCCGACAAGATTTGTATGGCACTTTAAAAATTTAATTACACAAGATTATTCACATTTTTATAGCATAGACTCCTCAAACCTATACTTAAATGCAATACGCGACACTGATAAAAAATGGAACATAATTAAAATGTTTCCGCCAGGGCCACCACCAAAAGCTGATAATTTAAGACTACACAACAGCATTATTTATCTAATAGATGAATTAAATCCAACAAGTAAAATGGTTTTATATAAGGACTTAAACTTAATATTTGAAAAACCAATTTTTTCAAAACTTAGAAAAATTGATCTAACAACAAGAATTGGTTCATTTACTGGTCCTTCATTTTTAAGAATAAAAGGGAGATACACAGAAAGAGATAAATTTAATTGGAAGAAAAGTGAAGTAAACTTATTTATCAATGCAAGAAAAATAAATATAGAAAATCTTCATGGTTATTTTGCTTCACTAATTAAAGAACCTGAAATTAAAAAAATTAAGGGTGAAATAA of Candidatus Melainabacteria bacterium contains these proteins:
- the hemW gene encoding radical SAM family heme chaperone HemW, coding for MFNGGLATSIYIHIPFCKTKCPYCDFASWAGKENLIDKYFEALITEVRTKCEAYRNEPANRRDDQLVASTIFIGGGTPSLIHPDYYEKLFTELKKYFVINNDCEITLELNPETAREDYVKGYKKLGVNRISIGAQSFNENILKILERSHLVEDIVYAINVVKEAGINNFNLDLIYAVPHMTKEIWTESIYKTLELKPKHISAYPLTIEKNSNLLPKDDFTFELYSDLCKILKPNGYIHYEISNFAKPEFESKHNLTYWQAKEYYSFGANAHRYINGLRTRNLRDLESYISYPNREIILDYPIDYTFEKIMLMSRLKEGFEVNLLKRSNPKIKALLKELSKENFIELSGQKIHLTDKGMFINNEILLRLI
- a CDS encoding YncE family protein, whose translation is MKNILLVLSLIFFLQLPAYCNEILSEVKGILYLTSPDTGKIIYLNLSDLSMIYNIQTNGSPWEISYDKANKLVFVTDFSKDKIYKLKPMGNTIFKTIDLESMSSPCDIKLSKDGSLAYILESLTNNFVVYNTLKDKIFIETKLPSSPAGFSILEDKAIAITYPNSNALTFLNPNNFSITNQIMIAGGPEKIISDPINNVFYITNRIGNTISTVDFENKKVKPPIEVGISPTSIAIDSSSKWLYVTNGKSNTINIIETKTGQITDTIELPIETQFPGDIEITNDNKWLIVTSETTDTISIVDLTLKAGVRAGFTPAHSIRKVNVGATTHAVCLTED